The sequence AGATTAGGTGTATTAGATGCTGCAGAGTGTCCGCCAACATTTTGTACTTCCCCAGATCTTGTGCAAGGAATTATTGCTGGTGGCGCTGGGGCTTTAGTCCGCAGTTCGGAAGATTTAGAAGACAAAGCCGAAGATGGCTATGATGCGATCGCCCAACGTCACATTACACAACTTGATGTTGTTGTTGGGATCACAGCAGGTGGGACAACTCCCTACGTTCACGGTGCTTTACAAGCCGCCCGCGAACGCGGCGCTACTACAATCTTTATCGCTTGTGTTCCCAAAGAACAAGTCAGTGCTGAAGTTGATGTTGATATTCGCCTTTTGGTAGGACCAGAAATTTTAGCAGGTTCAACACGCCTCAAAGCCGGAACCGCAACAAAGTTAGCCTTAAATATTCTCTCAACTGGGGTGATGGTGCAGCTCGGAAAAGTTTATGGCAATCGCATGGTAGATGTTGCTGTTACTAATAGCAAGTTACGCGATCGCGCCATTCGGATTTTGCACGATTTAACAGGACTCGACCGCGCTGCTGCGGCTACACTACTATCACAAAGTGGAAATTGGGTCAAGCTTGCGTTACTCATGCATTGGACAGGCGTTACCAAAGAAGAAGGCGATAAACTTCTAGCTCAACACAATGGCAATCTTCGCGCTGCTGTTTCTAGCTATAAAGGTGTCTAGTCATTTCTCCCGATCTGCAACCGATTAACTCGTGGCGCAATACTGTTATGACCGATCTTTATTTGCGATCGCTCAATAACTCAATTTATTTAGAAATGCGATCGCGGAGTGTGTGTCGCACAATCGCTTCTCCCAGAATTCTCAATGCGATCGACTAACTACATTTAGTGAAACGTAGACTTATCAATTATATTTTCCCTCTTCATTTTTTAGTAGCTTTAATTATGCGTCATCATTAACTTTTTTCAACTTATAGTAATATCTTCTTACAAGAGTTAGTGGAACTACCATCAAGTTTTAATGTCGTTTGATAACTTATGCAAACTTCTATCTGAAAAATATCCTGCCATCTTTGCCAGTTGGGTACTAGGTACACCGCAAACAAACGTTAAAGTC comes from Gloeocapsopsis sp. IPPAS B-1203 and encodes:
- the murQ gene encoding N-acetylmuramic acid 6-phosphate etherase, which produces MTQVEGRGYLLTEQVNLNSRNLDQLSSLEFVELFNREDQHAIAAVEKAKHDIAVAIDRTAKALHHGGHLFYVGAGTSGRLGVLDAAECPPTFCTSPDLVQGIIAGGAGALVRSSEDLEDKAEDGYDAIAQRHITQLDVVVGITAGGTTPYVHGALQAARERGATTIFIACVPKEQVSAEVDVDIRLLVGPEILAGSTRLKAGTATKLALNILSTGVMVQLGKVYGNRMVDVAVTNSKLRDRAIRILHDLTGLDRAAAATLLSQSGNWVKLALLMHWTGVTKEEGDKLLAQHNGNLRAAVSSYKGV